The following DNA comes from Corallococcus exiguus.
CCGGGAGCACCGGGAAAAGGCCTGCGCCTGCCCACCTCCACGGTTTTCCGTGGATGACATGGAACTGGCGCCTCGACTGACCTACAGTTCTTGAACGGAGGGGGAAGTTTGCCCGAACTGCCACCCAGCGCGTATCCGGCCTTGTTCGAGCACACGCGTGACGGCGTGCTCGTCCTGGACCCGACCCTGCGGGTCGTGGCCGTGAACCGCGCCGCGGAGGCGCTGCTGGGCCCTCGCGACCTGTGGGTGGGGCGGTCCGTGGAGGGCGTGCTGCCGGGCTGGACGCCCCCCCAGGTCTCTTCTCCGGGCGACGCTGCCCTGGAAACAGAGCTTCCGGTGGGCCCGGTGCGCTCCGTGCGGGTGCAGGCGGTGCCGCAGGACGGCGGCTGGCTGCTGCTGCTGAGGGGCCTGGACGCGGCCCTGGCGGCCGAGTCCATCCTCCGGCAGCAGAAGGAGTTCTTCGAGGCGGTGGTGCGCCACAGCCCGGTGGCCATCGTCACCATCAGCCGCGCCTTCGAGGTGCTGTCCTGGAACCCCGCCGCGGAGCGGCTCTTCGGGTACGCGCCGCAGGAGGCGCTGGGCCGCAACATCCTCAAGCTCGTGGCCAACGTGGACGACATCCGTCCGCAGGCCGAGGAGACGTCGCGCGAGGTGCTGAGCAAGGACCGCGTGCACGTCGTCACCAAGCGCGTGCGCAAGGACGGCACGGTGGTGGACGTGGAGCTGCGCGCCATGCCGGTGACGGTGGCGGGCCAGTCCATGGGCTTCATCGCCATCTACCACGACGTCACCGACCTCCAGCGGGCGCGCCAGTCCGCCGAGGACGCCAACCAGGCCAAGAGCCTGTTCCTGGCCACCGTGAGCCACGAAATCCGCACGCCGATGAACGCCATCATCGGCATGGCGGGGCTGTTGATGGACACGGCGCTCACGCCCGAGCAGCGCGACTTCGCGTCCACCATCCGCCAGAGCGGGGACGCGCTGTTGGGGCTGCTCAACGACATGCTGGACTTCTCCAAGATCGAAGCCGGCCGGGTCGAACTGGAGCAGCAGCCCTTCAACCTGCGGCAGTGCGTGGAGTCCGTGCTGGATCTGCTCGCCATGCGCGCGAGCGAGAAGTCCCTGGACCTGGGCTACCACGTCACGGACGAGACGCCGGTCAGCGTGGTGGGGGACGGCGCGCGCCTGCGGCAGGTGCTGCTCAACCTGGTGGGTAACGCGGTGAAGTTCACCGAGCGCGGCGGGGTGTCCATCTCCGTGGACACGCCGCGCCAGCCGCTCGCGCCGGGCGGCCTCTTCGAATTGCACTTCTCGGTGCAGGACACCGGCCTGGGCATCACCGAGGCCGCGCGCGCGGGCCTCTTCCAGCCCTTCAACCAGCTGGATGAATCCGTGTCGCGCCGCTACGGCGGCACGGGGCTGGGGCTGGCCATCAGCAAGCGGCTGGTGGAGGCGATGGGCGGGCGGCTGTGGATGGAGAGCGAGGGCGTGCCGGGCAAGGGCGCCACGTTCCACTTCACCTTCCAGGCGCGCGAGGCCCCGCGCGGCGCGGAGGCCCTGCGTCCGGACGCGCTGAAGCTGCACGGCCGGCGCGTGCTGGTGGTGGACGACAACGCCATCAACCGCAAGCTGCTGGGCCGCCAGCTGGCCGCGTGGGGAATGGCCATCGTGGAGGTGGGCTCCGGCGCGGAGGCGCTGGCCAAGCTGGAGTCCGGGGCCCGCTTCGACCTGGCCATCCTGGACCACCGCATGCCGCTGATGGACGGGCCCACGCTGGCGGCGCACATCCGCCAGCAACGCGACGCGCGCGAGCTGCCCCTGCTGCTGCTCACCTCGTTTGATCAGCGCGACGCGCAGCCGCCCGGCCTCTTCACGGCGGTGCTGCCCCGGCCGGTGAAGGCGTCGCAGCTGCATGACGCGCTGATGACGTGCCTGGCCCAGGACCTCATCTCCGCCCGGCCCATGCCCGTCACGCCCGCGCCCGCCACGCGCGAGCGCTCCGTGTTCAACTCGCGCCCTGGCGAGCAGATGCCGCTGCGCATCCTGCTGGTGGAGGACAACCCCACCAACCAGAAGCTGGCGTTGCTGGTGCTGGACCGGTTGGGCTACCCGGCGGACACCGCGAACAACGGCCGCGAGGGGCTGACCCTCCTGGCGCGCAAGCGCTACGACGTCGTGCTGATGGACGTGCAGATGCCGGAGCTGGACGGCCTGGCGACGACGCGCCAGCTGCGCAGGGACATGCCCCGCGGTGACCAGCCGTGGATCATCGCCATGACGGCCAACGCGATGACGTCGGACCGCCGCGAGTGCCTGGACGCGGGCATGGACGACTTCCTCAGCAAGCCCATCCGTGTGGAGGAGCTCATCTCCGCGCTGCGCCGCGCCTGGGAGCGCCTGCAGCGCGAGCCCGGGGCCGCCCCCTCCACCCGTGCACCAGCGGGCCCGCGCATGGGGGCCCCGCGCATCCGGGGCCTGGAGTCGGGCGCGTTGGAGCGGCTGTGGCAGTCCCTGGACGGGCAGGTGGAGCGGATGCTCCCTGAGCTCGTGGACACCGCGTTGGAGAGCATGCCCCGGCTGATGGAGGACGCGCGGGGGGCGCTCGCGCGTGGCGAGCTGGAGAACCTGGCGCGCGCCGCGCACACGCTCAAGTCCAACGCGGCCTACTTCGGCGCGGCCATGCTGGAGTCGCTGTGCTGGGACATCGAGCAGCGCGCGGACGCCCGGGTGCTGGACGGAATGGAGCCGCTCGTCGACCACTGCCAGAAGGCGCTGGACGAAAGCCGCCAGCTCCTGGAGCAGCTCAAGGGCACCGTGGTGTCCGGGCCAAGGCCTGACGCCTTCTAGGCCCGTTGGGGCGCGTTCGGGTCGCTGATGGTGAGCGGCTGCCGCTGTCCATCCTTCGCGACGAGACTCGCGGTGAGCGAGAAGTCCGGCCCCATGCGCAGCTCCAGCGTCGTGGGGCCCGGGTGGGCCACGCGCCAGTCCGGTTCGATGCGCACGGTGCCCAGGAGCTCGCGCTCCACGGTGGTCCGGTCCAACGCCTCGAAGAGGGCCACCGGCACGGGGCCGGGCCAGGGCGGCAGCTCCAGGTCCACGGAGCGAGTGCCGGGCACGGGCGTGTTGGCGGGGAGCACCTCGTGCTGGCCGCCGCCGGGCACCATGGCGCCAATGGGCATGGGCACCACGTCCGACAGGCCGCTGATGCCGCGCGCCAGGTTGCGCCCCAGGATGGCCGCGCCCACGGCCACGCCCAACTCCGGGTGCACTTCCTTGTCCGACGACAGCTTCTTGAAGTGGGCCAGGCGCTTGCGGATGGCGGGCATGCGCGTCTGGCCGCCCACCATCACCAGCTCGTCGATGGCGTCCGGCTTCAGGCCCGCCTTCTCCAGCACGTCGTCGCACGCGGCGGCAATGCGCTCGATGAGCTGGAACACCATGGCCTCCATCCGCTCGCGGGTGAGCGTGACGTTGAAGTCCACGAAGGCGCCGTCCTTCTGCGTGATGCAGGGGATGCGGATGGGGACGGACGCGCCGCTGGAGAGCGCCATCTTCGCGGACTCGGCGGCGAACACCAGGCGCTGCATCACGACCTTGTTGCCGCGCAGGTCGATGCCGTGCTGCTTCTGGAAGTCGTCCACCAGCGATTCCACGATGGCTTCATCGAAGTTGGCGCCGCCCAGGAACGCGTCGCCGCCGGTGGCCAGCACCTTCACCACGCGGTTCTGCACGGACATGAGGGTGACGTCGAAGGTGCCGCCGCCCAGGTCGAACACCATCACCGTCTGCTCGGGGTTGCGCAGGTTGGCGTAGTAGAGCGCCGCGGCGGTGGGCTCGTTGACGATGGCGCGCACGCGCAGGCCCGCCTTCTCCGCGGCGCGGCGGATGGCCTCCCGCTGGCGGATGGTGGCGTGCGCGGGCACGGTGAGCACGCACTCCTTGAACGGGGTCCCGGCCGCGTGCGTGGCCAGCGTGTTGAGGTGCTTGAGGATGAAGTGCGCCACGTCGATGAGCGGCGTCACCTTCCCGTACACCTCCACTGCGGTGTAGCCGTCCGGGCCCTCCACCAGCTCGAAGGCGAAGCGGTTGCGGTGGCGGGCCACGTACTCGGACTGGAAGCGGCGGCCCAGGAAGCGCTTGGCGCCGAAGATGGTGTGGCGCGGGTCGTCGATGATCTGCCGCCGCGCCGCGGGGCCGACGATGGCCTTGTCGCCCGCGTGGAACCACGCGATGGAGGGCAGGGTGAGGCTCTTGTCCGCGATGGGCACCACGCGCAGCTTGTTCGCCTTGTCGAAGAAGGCCGCCGCGGTGTTGGTGGTCCCGAAGTCAATGCCGAGGATGGGGGCGGCGCTCGTGCTCATGTGGGGCCTCCATCCTCGCACGTCCCGCCGCGCCGGGGCACCCGGCACGGCGGGCTGGATGTGCTCAGGGGTGCTCCCGGACAGCGCCATTCGCCTGGGCGCGGAGGTCGGTTGAACCCACCGTGTCAGGTCCTGGGTGGCGTGTTGTAGCCGGCGTCGCCGTAGGGCTTCAGGCGCTCCAGCCACATCTCCTCCAGCACCTTCAGCTCCTCCGCGGGCGGAGGCCCGCCGGGCTCCTCGCGGGGTGGGAGCTTGTCCAACACCTCGAAGGAGAAGGCCGCTTCGCCGTGGCGCTCCCAGTCCGCCTGCAGCTCGGGGACGCGGTGCATGCGCTGGGCGAACTCGAACCGGATGCGGTTGAACATCGCGGTCAGGTTGAGGGCGTGGCCCACGAACAGCTTGCCGTTGGCGTGGCAGCGGATGGCGTAGATGCCCATGGGCACCTCCGCTTCCTTGTACGCGCGCTTGCGTTCCGCGCGGGCCGCGCGCGAGTCGTCACCGGACGCCATGGTGACCTCCGAAGCCCAGCGAGACGAGCTTCGCCTCCAGCCGCTCCTTCGCGGCAAGGTCGCGCGGGCGCACCCAGTCGCGGCCCATCCGCTCCCAGTCCGCGTCGCGCGAGTCGATGCCCAGCGCCTGGAGGAAGTCGGCCTCGCAGATGAAGCACTGCTCGCGGAAGGGGAAGAGGAAGCCGCCCTGCGCGTCGAGTGAACGCGAGGCCTCCTCGTAGGTGGAGAACCACCGGTTGAGGAACGGGCTCTGGCCCTTCTGGAAGAAGGCGCGCGTGTCCAGCTCCCGCGCGCCGCCCTCCAGGGCCTGCTTCAGCTCTGTCCAGGTGGGGTGCCCGGCTTCGCGCGCGACGACGGCGAGCCCGTGTTTGTGCTGCACGGCGTCCCGGCGCGCGAGCACCTCGCCCAGGGACAGGGCCGCGAAGAAGGGCAGGGCGCGCATCCGTTCCGCGGCGCGCGTGGCGCGAGCCGTGTCGGACGAGTCCAGGTCCTTGAGGAGCAGGGACGCGCGGACCTTGTATTCATGAAGCGTGACGGGGAGGGTGCTGCCGGTTCCCATGACGAATCCTCCGGTGCTGGCCCTCACCCGTTGGGGGACCGTGGAAGGACTTCATCGGGGGGCTGGCGACAGCGGGTGAAGCGAGGGTGACGTCGTCTTTCCGGGCGGCGGGCACCCCTCGGCACCCGTGGGACGAATAGACCAGACGCCGCGCGCGGCCGTCAAACGCGGCGAAGGGCGTGCGGCCGGGGGCCGCGTGCCGGGTATGTTCCGGCGGTGATGGCCGACCGCGCACGCACAGCTCCCTCCCTGAACGACCCTGCCGCCGCCGGCTCGGATGCCGAGCGGATCCTGGAGGGCGGCGCGAAGCTCATCTCCGGAGCGCTGCGCCCCCATGCGGAGTTGGAGGCCGTGCTGTCGGCGCGTGGCTGGAAGCGCCGGCTCCTGAAGCAGCCG
Coding sequences within:
- a CDS encoding response regulator, with the protein product MPELPPSAYPALFEHTRDGVLVLDPTLRVVAVNRAAEALLGPRDLWVGRSVEGVLPGWTPPQVSSPGDAALETELPVGPVRSVRVQAVPQDGGWLLLLRGLDAALAAESILRQQKEFFEAVVRHSPVAIVTISRAFEVLSWNPAAERLFGYAPQEALGRNILKLVANVDDIRPQAEETSREVLSKDRVHVVTKRVRKDGTVVDVELRAMPVTVAGQSMGFIAIYHDVTDLQRARQSAEDANQAKSLFLATVSHEIRTPMNAIIGMAGLLMDTALTPEQRDFASTIRQSGDALLGLLNDMLDFSKIEAGRVELEQQPFNLRQCVESVLDLLAMRASEKSLDLGYHVTDETPVSVVGDGARLRQVLLNLVGNAVKFTERGGVSISVDTPRQPLAPGGLFELHFSVQDTGLGITEAARAGLFQPFNQLDESVSRRYGGTGLGLAISKRLVEAMGGRLWMESEGVPGKGATFHFTFQAREAPRGAEALRPDALKLHGRRVLVVDDNAINRKLLGRQLAAWGMAIVEVGSGAEALAKLESGARFDLAILDHRMPLMDGPTLAAHIRQQRDARELPLLLLTSFDQRDAQPPGLFTAVLPRPVKASQLHDALMTCLAQDLISARPMPVTPAPATRERSVFNSRPGEQMPLRILLVEDNPTNQKLALLVLDRLGYPADTANNGREGLTLLARKRYDVVLMDVQMPELDGLATTRQLRRDMPRGDQPWIIAMTANAMTSDRRECLDAGMDDFLSKPIRVEELISALRRAWERLQREPGAAPSTRAPAGPRMGAPRIRGLESGALERLWQSLDGQVERMLPELVDTALESMPRLMEDARGALARGELENLARAAHTLKSNAAYFGAAMLESLCWDIEQRADARVLDGMEPLVDHCQKALDESRQLLEQLKGTVVSGPRPDAF
- a CDS encoding Hsp70 family protein, whose amino-acid sequence is MSTSAAPILGIDFGTTNTAAAFFDKANKLRVVPIADKSLTLPSIAWFHAGDKAIVGPAARRQIIDDPRHTIFGAKRFLGRRFQSEYVARHRNRFAFELVEGPDGYTAVEVYGKVTPLIDVAHFILKHLNTLATHAAGTPFKECVLTVPAHATIRQREAIRRAAEKAGLRVRAIVNEPTAAALYYANLRNPEQTVMVFDLGGGTFDVTLMSVQNRVVKVLATGGDAFLGGANFDEAIVESLVDDFQKQHGIDLRGNKVVMQRLVFAAESAKMALSSGASVPIRIPCITQKDGAFVDFNVTLTRERMEAMVFQLIERIAAACDDVLEKAGLKPDAIDELVMVGGQTRMPAIRKRLAHFKKLSSDKEVHPELGVAVGAAILGRNLARGISGLSDVVPMPIGAMVPGGGQHEVLPANTPVPGTRSVDLELPPWPGPVPVALFEALDRTTVERELLGTVRIEPDWRVAHPGPTTLELRMGPDFSLTASLVAKDGQRQPLTISDPNAPQRA
- a CDS encoding GIY-YIG nuclease family protein, whose protein sequence is MASGDDSRAARAERKRAYKEAEVPMGIYAIRCHANGKLFVGHALNLTAMFNRIRFEFAQRMHRVPELQADWERHGEAAFSFEVLDKLPPREEPGGPPPAEELKVLEEMWLERLKPYGDAGYNTPPRT